The DNA window ACGAAGTAGCCGGGTGGATGATAGATTGTTATAAACAATGTGCTGTTGAAGGAGAAAAATATGGCGTTAAGATTGGTATTCAAAACCACGGCGATATGCTTCAAACGGCTGATCAGTGTCTAAAAGTGCTAAAAGGAGTAGATAGCAAATGGGCTGGTTTAATTGTAGATACTGGTAATTTTAAAACTGCAGATCCGTATGTCGATATCGAAATTACGGCTCCATTTGCTGTAAACTGGCAAATTAAAGAGAGTTCATTTGGCATTGGAAGTCCCATAAGAACCGATTCTGAAAGGTTGATGAAAATTTTTAAGAAAACAGGAGTTAAAGGTTATTTTCCAATAGAAACTATTCTTATTAAAGACACACCATACGATCCGTTTGCTCTTGTTCCTGAATTGATAGGGGAACTTACTGTTGCTAGAGATAAAGTATATAAATAGTTTTTTAGCCCGTTGGGTGTAATTCAAGTTTGATTTTTTTAAACGCATAGAATCATAGTTTTTTATTGATTTTTAACAAGACGCTCCGCTTGATTTTAGTAAATCATAGCTATGCTAACCCAAGAATTGGGCTATCCAACTCTTTTTTCTATGATTCTATGCGTTTCAATTTTTTTATTTCTAATAATTTAATAATTACACCCAACGGGTTTTTTTAAATATAAAATGATGAAATACACAACCACAACAAGCAGTATGATATATGTAATGCTGTTTTTTTTAATAAGTACTTTTTTAATTTCAGCTCAGGAAAAAATGTCGAAAGACTATGCCTTTGAACAAAATAAACGTCTGGGTCGTGGTATAAATATTATCGGATATGACCCTATTTGGAAAGATGCCTCCAAAGCCCGAATCAAAGACAAACATTTCAAGTTAATTAAGGAAGCTGGTTTTGATAATGTCCGAATTGTTATTGGTCCATTCAAATTTTCAATGAATGACGCCAACCATACCGTTAACCCAAGTTTTTTTAAAACCCTTGATTATGCTATAAAGGAATCTTTGAAAAATAATTTGATGGTAATTGTTGATTTTCACGAACACAACACAATCGAAAAAGATCCGATAGGAACAAGAGCGAAGTTTTTATCTATGTGGAAACAAATAGCTGACCATTGCAAAGACTATTCGAATGATGTCTTGTTTGAAATATGTAACGAACCAAATATGAAACCTGAAATATGGAATCAAATGCACAAAGAAGCTTATGCCATTTTAAGAAAGTCAAATCCTAATAGAACATTACTTATTGGAACCATAAATGGTAATCAGATCAAACATTTGAATGATCTTACGCTACCTGAAGAGGATAGAAATATTATTGTCGCAATTCATTATTACAGTCCAATTCAATTTACACATCAAGGTGCTCCTTGGTCTAAAAAAAATAAGGATTTAAGCGGTATTGAATGGACAGAGTCCAAAAGTGAACAAGAAGCGGTGAACCAGGATTTTAATATAGCTCAAGATTGGTCAAAATTGCATAACCGACCACTTACTTTGGGCGAATTTGGTGCCTATGAAAAAGCGGATATGGCCTCTCGAATTTGTTGGACCAATTATATTGCCAGACAAGCCGAAATTAGAAATTGGAGCTGGAGTTATTGGCAGTTCGATTCCGATTTTATTGTTTACGATATAGAAAAGGACGAATGGAAAACCGAAATATTAAACGCATTAATCCCATCTAAGAAAAAATAAAATGAAGGAGAAAATAGTACGTGCAGGGATTATAGGCTCTGGTTTTGCGGCCAATTTTCATTATGAAGCCATCAAAAGAATATTTAGTACGAAAGTAGAAATTGCAGGAGCGTTTTCAACCAATGGATTACTTGATTTTACAGTTCCTAGGAACATCAAAAATTTTGATAGTCTGGAGGAATTAATCGATGCATCGGATATGTTGCATGTTTGTACTCCACCATCAACACACGAACAATTGGTGATAGAAGTCTTAAAACGCGGAAAACACGTGATTGTCGAAAAACCATTCACAGGGTATTTTGGTGACGGTTCATCTGAATTTAATGGCGATACTTTTCCAAGGGAAAAAGGATTGAAGTTGGCTATGGAAAGTATTGAACGAATGCTGAAAGCAGAAGCAGAAAGTGAGGGTTCAATTCTGTATGCCGAAAATTGGGTTTATGCTCCCGCCATTCAAAAAGAGCGCGAAATCATAGAAAAAACGGGTGCGCAAATCCTTTGGATTCAAGCCCAACAATCCCATTCCGGTTCCCATTCAATGGATTATGGAAAGTGGCATCTCTCAGGCGGAGGGTCACTAATGGGTAAAGGAAGTCATCCATTGACGGCCTCTATTTATTTAAAACATGTCGAGGGAAGAGCTAGAAATGGTCAGCCCATTCGACCTAAAAGTATATCGGCAAGAACACATGCCATCACCAGAATGCCGAGCTTTAAAAACGAAGGACACCTAAGAAATACCTACACTGATGTTGAAGATTATGCAACGGTTCATATCGTTTTTGAAGACGGAACCATTGCAGATATCGTTGCCAGTGAATTGCTGCAAGGCGGAGTCAAAAACTTTGTCGAAGTTCACGCCAACAATCACAGAACCCTTTGTAACATAGCACCTAATGATGCTATGATGACTTATAATCCAATAGAAGAAAACTTCAACGATATTTATGTGGTCGAAAAAACGGGAACCAAACAAGGCTGGTCGTTTATATCTCCTGACGAAGCTTGGTTCAATGGGTATCAACACGAGATGGATGCGTTTTATAGATCCTTAGTTTTTGGTGAACCGATAGAGAGCAACAGTAAATTGGCTTCGGATGTTATTGCTACAATCTACACCGCATATTTATCTGCAGAGCAAAATGGTGTTGAAATCCCGATTGCAATATTTAATACGTAAAGAAAATCATCTAAGTAGTATTGACACTGCAGTTGATTGAACTAATAAAATCCACTAAACCAAACCATAAAAATGGAATTAAACAAGGAATCTGATACGGCTAAAGGGAAAAAATACAGATGGATAATACTGTCATTAGTATTTTTTGCGACAACCATCAATTATCTTGATCGTCAGGTTATCAGTTTGTTAAAAGATGATTATCTACAGCCATTATTTGGATGGAACGAAACGGATTATGCCAATATTGTAATCGCTTTCCAAATTGCGTACGCATTGGGTATGGTGGGTTCGGGTATTATTATTGACAAGATTGGAACAAAATTAGGATATGCACTTTCGTTAACGATTTGGAGTATAGCCTCAATCGGACATGCCTTTGCAACATCTACTTTTGGATTTATGGCTGCCAGAGGAGTTTTAGGTTTTAGTGAGGCAGGAAATTTTCCGGCAGCTATAAAAACGGTAGCCGAATGGTTTCCTAAAAAAGAGCGCGCATTAGCGGCAGGGATTTTTAATTCAGGGACAAATATTGGTGCCATTTTAGCACCACTTACAGTTCCGTTAATCGCCGGAGTAATGGGTTGGGAATGGGCTTTTATTATTACAGGTGCTATTGGACTTATTTGGTTACTATTTTGGTGGCTGTTTTATGAAAGTCCTCAAAAACATAAAAAAATATCAAAAGCAGAGTACGATTACATTCACTCGGATGATGCTGACGAAGTAATTACAGAAAATAAGTCTGAAAAAATAGCTTGGATTAAATTATTGGGCTATAAACAGACCTGGGCTTTTGCTTCATTAAAATTTTTCAGTGATCCAGTATGGTGGTTTTTATTGTTTTGGTTACCTTCCTTTTTAAACAAACAATATGGAATGACCAAGATGGAACTCGCATTTCCTATCGCAGTTGTGTATACAATGGCAATGTTTGGTAGCATTGGAGGAGGTTGGCTTTCAGGATATTTTATACAAAAGGGTTGGCCTTTGTATAAAGCTCGTAGAACAGCCTTGCTAATTTTTGCTATTTGCGCTTTACCAATGCTTGCAGCACAATGGTTAGGAACTTTCAATTATTGGTATGCTGTATTAATTATCGGTTTGGCCGCATCGGCTCATCAGGCCTGGTCCGCTACTATTTTTACAACCGTTTCGGATATGTTTCCAAAAAGAGCTGTTGCCTCAGTGGTAGGAATTGGAGGAATGATTGGTTCTTTCGGCGGAATTATTATTGCAAAAACGGCTGGTTTGTTATTGGATCATTATGACGCCATTGGAAGTATTGAGACCGGATATTACATCATGTTCATCATTTGCGCACTAGCTTATCTTATTGCTTGGACATTCTTTAGTTTGTTGGTGCCTAAAATGCCAAAAGCAGCAATCTAGTAATTTTATATAAAATGAAAATAAATAAATGAAAAAATTCAACAAAAAAATACTGCCTGATTTGCGCTCGGTTCTGTTTCTTGCATTGATAAGTGCAAATTTAGGCCCTTTGGAATCGTCTGGAATGGTTACAACATCTTCTGTAAAAACCGATTCGAACCTTTGCCAAAATAAAAAGGGAAGTGAGTTAGTCGAAAGTAAAGATTCGCTGAAAGTTGCTGTGGCCACTACTACGAAATTACTTATGAGACTGGTTGAACCTGCTTTTGAAACTTCAATGAGTAACACAAAAATAACTTCAACTGTTGGCCCAACAGGAGATATGGTAGAGTTAGTGATGTCAGGCAAATCTAAGGTTGCCATTACAACTCGCAATTTGAAAGATTATGAAAAAGTAAAATGTCCAACATTGGTCGGAACTCCCATTGGATTAGACGGACTTGCCATAGTGGTTTCCAATTCAAACCCTATTACCAATCTCACGTTTGAACAAATTTCAGCGATTTGGACCAGAAAAATTATCAATTGGAAAGAACTCGGAGGACCTGATTTACCTATTGTATTAATTGGGAGAACTAAAGCCTATGATTCCATTATGCTTTTTTGCGATTTCATGAAATTAGAATCCAAAGAGGATCAAGGCGGACTTGTTTATCGTGAAAAAGGAAAAGAAAATTGGGTTCCAACTGTCGTTACAGCTCTTGAAACCGATGATTTAGCTTTGGAAATTTTATTAAAAACTCCTGGCGCAATATCCTATTTTCCACTTCAAATTTTGAATAATTATAGAGAAAAAAATGTGGCGGTAAAAAGTTTGTCTTTCGACGGAGTTCAACCTACAAAAGAAACCATTGCCAACGGAACTTATTTTATTCATAGAAGATTGAATGCCATTACAAATGGTCAACCAGAAGGGATAACAAAAACTTTTGTTGATTTTCTTCTATCCAATGAAGGTCAAATGGCGGTTACAAAGGCTGGATTTCTTGCCCATAATAATGCCGCAGAGCAATTAGGTTGGCAACTTTCAGCACAAGCATGGACTTTCAATAAGTTCACTTTCGCCGAGGCAATTGACAAAATGAAAGCAGCAGGAATCAACAATATCGAAATGTTTCCAAATCAGAAAATTGGTGGCGGAATAGAAGGTAATACTTCTTTTGTGATGGATTCAGCTACTCGCAAAAAAGTGTTGGAACTGATCAAATCCAAGAACATGAAACTTCTAAATTATGGAGTAGTTGATGCCAAATCTCCAGAACAATGGACTAAGATTTTTGAATTTGCTAAAGATATGGGAATTCAGACAATAGTTACCGAAGCCACTGCTTCACAACTCGATTTCATTGAGCCAATGTGCGAAAAATACCAAATCAAAATCGCATTGCACAATCACCCAAAACCTTCTATATATTGGAACCCTGAATTTGCAATGAAACAGGTTGCAAATCGGAATAAATACATAGGTGTTTGCGCTGACCTTGGGCATTGGTTGCGTTCAGGTCTCAATCCATTAGAATCTTTGAAAAAATACGAAGGACGAATTTTCGATATTCACGCTAAAGATTTGATTCCTTCAAAAGAGGGTTTCAATGGATATCGCGATGTTCCTTGGGGAACCGGAATTAGCAATTTTTCAGGCATGATGCACGAGTTGAAACGTCAAGGTTATCGAGGTACAATTACGGTTGAATACGAATACCATTTCGAGAATTCTCTCGAGGAAGTAAAAGAGTCGGTTGAATATTTTAATCGGGTCGCCACTTTGTTAAGTAAAGAATAGATAAAAAAATGAACCTTTTTAGAGGAAAAAATCAGCCATCAAAAACAGGTTTTGATGCTGCGTTTACATTCAAATAAATTTATAATATAACCATTATGAAAACACAATTCCGATGCTTTTGTATCTCACTTTCAATGATTCTTCTGCCAATTTTAGTAACTGCACAAGAGGCCACTATTAAAGTTGAAGCTAAAAAGAAACCCACTTCAGCGTACATTTCTTACGATACCAGAATCGTAAGCAAACTGCCCAATTTTAAGGCGGACAAAGTGATTGCTACTAATATTTATGGAAGCCGTTTAGACAAAAAAACTAAGGCAACCGGTTTTTTTCGCACCGAATTTATTGATGGTCGTTGGTGGGTTGTCGATCCAGAAGGCTATCTGAATATTTGCAGAGCCGTTAACAACATTCAACAAGGAAGAGGGAAGATTTCTATTACTGCTTCGGCCTCAAAATTTGGAAGTAGTTCCCAAACTTGGATGACCAAAACTATGGAATATTTGAATGAGATCGGGTTTTTCGGAGCGGGTGCTTGGTCATCAAATGATATGATTATATCCAACCCTATACAGCAAAAAAAACCAATGGCTTATACTATTATACTGAATTGGATGAGTGGATACGGAAGAGGTCGCACAGTGCAACAATCAGGCCATATGGG is part of the Flavobacterium nackdongense genome and encodes:
- a CDS encoding glycoside hydrolase family 5 protein; its protein translation is MMKYTTTTSSMIYVMLFFLISTFLISAQEKMSKDYAFEQNKRLGRGINIIGYDPIWKDASKARIKDKHFKLIKEAGFDNVRIVIGPFKFSMNDANHTVNPSFFKTLDYAIKESLKNNLMVIVDFHEHNTIEKDPIGTRAKFLSMWKQIADHCKDYSNDVLFEICNEPNMKPEIWNQMHKEAYAILRKSNPNRTLLIGTINGNQIKHLNDLTLPEEDRNIIVAIHYYSPIQFTHQGAPWSKKNKDLSGIEWTESKSEQEAVNQDFNIAQDWSKLHNRPLTLGEFGAYEKADMASRICWTNYIARQAEIRNWSWSYWQFDSDFIVYDIEKDEWKTEILNALIPSKKK
- a CDS encoding Gfo/Idh/MocA family protein, which translates into the protein MKEKIVRAGIIGSGFAANFHYEAIKRIFSTKVEIAGAFSTNGLLDFTVPRNIKNFDSLEELIDASDMLHVCTPPSTHEQLVIEVLKRGKHVIVEKPFTGYFGDGSSEFNGDTFPREKGLKLAMESIERMLKAEAESEGSILYAENWVYAPAIQKEREIIEKTGAQILWIQAQQSHSGSHSMDYGKWHLSGGGSLMGKGSHPLTASIYLKHVEGRARNGQPIRPKSISARTHAITRMPSFKNEGHLRNTYTDVEDYATVHIVFEDGTIADIVASELLQGGVKNFVEVHANNHRTLCNIAPNDAMMTYNPIEENFNDIYVVEKTGTKQGWSFISPDEAWFNGYQHEMDAFYRSLVFGEPIESNSKLASDVIATIYTAYLSAEQNGVEIPIAIFNT
- a CDS encoding MFS transporter; the encoded protein is MELNKESDTAKGKKYRWIILSLVFFATTINYLDRQVISLLKDDYLQPLFGWNETDYANIVIAFQIAYALGMVGSGIIIDKIGTKLGYALSLTIWSIASIGHAFATSTFGFMAARGVLGFSEAGNFPAAIKTVAEWFPKKERALAAGIFNSGTNIGAILAPLTVPLIAGVMGWEWAFIITGAIGLIWLLFWWLFYESPQKHKKISKAEYDYIHSDDADEVITENKSEKIAWIKLLGYKQTWAFASLKFFSDPVWWFLLFWLPSFLNKQYGMTKMELAFPIAVVYTMAMFGSIGGGWLSGYFIQKGWPLYKARRTALLIFAICALPMLAAQWLGTFNYWYAVLIIGLAASAHQAWSATIFTTVSDMFPKRAVASVVGIGGMIGSFGGIIIAKTAGLLLDHYDAIGSIETGYYIMFIICALAYLIAWTFFSLLVPKMPKAAI
- a CDS encoding substrate-binding domain-containing protein, producing MKKFNKKILPDLRSVLFLALISANLGPLESSGMVTTSSVKTDSNLCQNKKGSELVESKDSLKVAVATTTKLLMRLVEPAFETSMSNTKITSTVGPTGDMVELVMSGKSKVAITTRNLKDYEKVKCPTLVGTPIGLDGLAIVVSNSNPITNLTFEQISAIWTRKIINWKELGGPDLPIVLIGRTKAYDSIMLFCDFMKLESKEDQGGLVYREKGKENWVPTVVTALETDDLALEILLKTPGAISYFPLQILNNYREKNVAVKSLSFDGVQPTKETIANGTYFIHRRLNAITNGQPEGITKTFVDFLLSNEGQMAVTKAGFLAHNNAAEQLGWQLSAQAWTFNKFTFAEAIDKMKAAGINNIEMFPNQKIGGGIEGNTSFVMDSATRKKVLELIKSKNMKLLNYGVVDAKSPEQWTKIFEFAKDMGIQTIVTEATASQLDFIEPMCEKYQIKIALHNHPKPSIYWNPEFAMKQVANRNKYIGVCADLGHWLRSGLNPLESLKKYEGRIFDIHAKDLIPSKEGFNGYRDVPWGTGISNFSGMMHELKRQGYRGTITVEYEYHFENSLEEVKESVEYFNRVATLLSKE